AATACGGTGAAGGAGCAGCGGAGTCGACAACGCAGCGATTTGCCAAGAGCACCAGCGGAGCGGCCGGCTCTGCCGGACGGCAGTCTGGTGCGGCGCAGTTTTTGCGTCTGCCGCTTATTGACCATTTAACAGATATGGGTTACAATTATTTGGATTTATCTACTGCGGCACATGAAGATTTAATTTACTTTCGTGAAGACCAAGTGGTCGCCCGCCAGTTAATAATTTTAGAAAAGAAGTAATTTAACAAGCCAGTTCTAAAGCCTTCTTGCTTGGATGCAGCGCAAGGAAGTAGCGAGGAGCGAGCGAAACGTACTAAGGTACGGCAAGCGAGCGATAGAGCGTTACTGACGCCGCGATGCGCCAAGAAGCCAGCAGAGTTTCCAGCTCTGCTGGAAAGCGGGCTGGCTGGCAAGAGGTTTTAGAATGAGTCATGTCAAAGCTGGTGGTTCCAGCAAAAACGTCCACGATAGCCCCGGCCAGCGCCTGGGTGTCAAGGTGTTTGGCGGCCAAAAAGTTAAGGCCGGCGATGTTATTGTTCGCCAGGTCGGCATGACCAAGCGCGCCGGTAAGGGCACGTTTTTATCACGCAACTTTACTATTCATGCCGCAAAAGACGGCGTAGTAGCCTTTAAGACTCGCCGAATTAAAACTTTTAGCGGTGCCAGCAAACCTCGCACCGAAGTTACTGTCGAATAAAAGCTGTTCTTGAACTTTAGAAAATGCTCATTAGTTGAGCATTTTCTATTTTTTGAGAGCCGCACGAATCAGGCCGGCGAACAACGGGTGCGGGCGGTTCGGGCGGCTGCGGAATTCTGGATGAGCCTGGGTAGCTATAAAGTAAGGGTGGTCGATAGCTTCGATAATTTCTACCAAGTGACCATCGGGGCTCAAGCCACTGGCACGGATTCCCCAGCTCTCGTAACTATCGCGATATTCATTATTACATTCGCAGCGGTGGCGGTGCCTTTCGACTATTTCGCTCAACCCGTAAGTTTTGCGGGCCAGACTCTGCGGTTCAATTTTACAAGCATAATCGCCCAAGCGCATACTGCCGCCGGTGTTCTTTTTGCCGGCCTGGTCGGCCATATAATCAATGAGTTTGTATTTGCTGTCCGGCTTTAACTCCACAGTAGTCGCTTCTTGGAGGCCGGCGTTGCGGGCGGCGGCTATAACCGCCATTTGCAACCCCAAGCACAGGCCAAGATATGGAATCTTATTATTAAGAGCGTAT
This window of the Candidatus Saccharimonadales bacterium genome carries:
- a CDS encoding 50S ribosomal protein L27 encodes the protein MSHVKAGGSSKNVHDSPGQRLGVKVFGGQKVKAGDVIVRQVGMTKRAGKGTFLSRNFTIHAAKDGVVAFKTRRIKTFSGASKPRTEVTVE